The following coding sequences are from one Trichocoleus sp. FACHB-46 window:
- a CDS encoding homocysteine S-methyltransferase family protein: MAKYRHNLPQLSSDLFLTDGGIETTLIFREGLELPDFAAFDLLKHEAGYRALESYFRTYAALAKNYQVGLVLESATWRANPDWATKLGYSSTALTEVNRQAIALLHDIRQEYETEQSLMVISGCIGPRGDGYIPADAMTAEAAADYHRSQIATFGDADADLVTAITMNYVEEAIGITSAAQSVGMPVVISFTVETDGRLPTGQSLKDAIAQVDQATNQAPAYYMINCAHPTHFAETMISGESWLERIQGIRANASPKSHAELNESETLDDGNPEELGNQYRELRQRFAHLNVLGGCCGTDHRHVEAICKACLPLFWTYLSNGQLLHRG; the protein is encoded by the coding sequence ATGGCTAAATATCGACATAATCTGCCCCAATTATCGAGCGATCTATTTCTCACCGATGGGGGAATCGAAACTACGTTGATCTTTCGCGAAGGGTTAGAGCTACCTGACTTTGCTGCCTTCGATTTATTAAAGCACGAGGCAGGCTATCGAGCCCTTGAGTCATACTTCCGCACCTATGCTGCCCTCGCTAAGAACTATCAAGTTGGCCTGGTTCTAGAGAGCGCCACCTGGCGGGCCAACCCGGATTGGGCGACAAAACTGGGATACTCCAGTACTGCCCTTACTGAGGTCAACCGTCAGGCGATTGCTCTCCTACACGATATCCGCCAGGAATACGAAACTGAACAAAGTCTGATGGTGATTAGTGGATGTATTGGCCCTCGTGGAGATGGCTATATTCCTGCTGATGCAATGACCGCAGAAGCCGCCGCAGATTACCATCGCTCCCAAATTGCTACCTTTGGTGATGCGGATGCTGACTTGGTTACAGCCATCACGATGAACTATGTCGAAGAAGCGATTGGCATTACCTCTGCGGCCCAATCCGTGGGGATGCCTGTCGTCATCTCCTTTACAGTGGAAACCGATGGTAGATTGCCTACAGGCCAGAGCTTGAAGGATGCGATCGCCCAAGTGGATCAGGCTACTAACCAAGCTCCTGCTTACTACATGATTAACTGTGCCCACCCAACCCACTTTGCAGAAACAATGATTTCTGGGGAATCTTGGCTAGAGCGAATCCAGGGTATCCGAGCCAATGCGTCTCCTAAAAGCCATGCAGAATTAAATGAGTCAGAAACTCTGGACGATGGTAATCCAGAAGAACTGGGCAATCAGTACCGTGAACTGAGACAGAGATTTGCCCATTTGAATGTCCTAGGAGGCTGCTGTGGCACCGACCACCGCCATGTCGAAGCGATCTGTAAAGCTTGTTTGCCTCTATTTTGGACATACCTTTCAAACGGACAGTTATTACATAGGGGCTAA